From Serratia fonticola:
ATACCAGCCATGCACCATCTTGCCCTGCTCGGGAGCCTGATAAAAATTGGCTTTGGCCCAATGGGTACCGACAATCAGCATCACAAACACCAACGACGACAGCATCTGGCTCAGCAGGTAAGTTAGCCATATCGCCGTGGCGCTGATCTCAGGTGGCATCAGCCAGAGCGGGATTGCCAACGCCAACGTGAAGTGCGCCAGCTTGCTCAGCAAGAAAACGCCCCAGCCTTTGCTCCCCTGCAACATCATCTTGGGCGTCATGCGCGTTTTGCCAGCCCGATCCAACCAGTCAAAAAGCCAGATGTAATACGGGAAAGTCAGTGCCGCCACTATCGGCCAGTAGTATTGCTGCAAACGCATAAAGGTTTTGCGCTGCTGGAACGGCGTTTGCCGCAGCACGCCGTTCGGCTCAATATCCGGATCGTAACCTTCGATATTGTTGTAGGCATGGTGGAAGATGACGTGGCGCACCCGCCAACAGTCCGCATCCAACCCCAACGGGATGCTCACAATAAAGTTAAGCCAGTGGTTCAGCCGTGCCTGTTTGAAAAAGGCATTGTGTGAGGCGTCGTGCACCACGTTCACCGTCAACATCATGGCGGAGAAAATAAAGCCGACGTAGCAG
This genomic window contains:
- a CDS encoding fatty acid desaturase family protein; translation: MPDTTPLRPLTFQRENRDIHLALMRGSQAYLAERGDHRFADRGMFAKVLLLILVCAGFYALSLQQQNAWAYFGCYVGFIFSAMMLTVNVVHDASHNAFFKQARLNHWLNFIVSIPLGLDADCWRVRHVIFHHAYNNIEGYDPDIEPNGVLRQTPFQQRKTFMRLQQYYWPIVAALTFPYYIWLFDWLDRAGKTRMTPKMMLQGSKGWGVFLLSKLAHFTLALAIPLWLMPPEISATAIWLTYLLSQMLSSLVFVMLIVGTHWAKANFYQAPEQGKMVHGWYQHLFATTFDWQAKPLWVGYWLGGANLHLTHHLFPHWSHRHYPALAKIIAEVAAQHGLDYQCLDLKTLLQMQQRFLGSMGKQ